The Amaranthus tricolor cultivar Red isolate AtriRed21 chromosome 6, ASM2621246v1, whole genome shotgun sequence genome has a segment encoding these proteins:
- the LOC130815423 gene encoding protein FAR1-RELATED SEQUENCE 2 isoform X1 — protein MATEHNYVVWTDLDSERRLSRLLIANPTSIQMIRSWLHVVLIDTMYKTNKQKWPLCEIIGMTPTNYNFLVAFCLMRDEAAVSYSWVLERLKDIYGRVQTPNVIVTDRKEDLSAAIRVVFPDARHLLCVWHIGNDVENMVDKLCGGKRNQQGKIFRQTKWNTLVNSLTILEFENRWEGIVSTRLTRNRRVVRYLAVT, from the exons atggccacagagcataattatgtagtttggacAGACTTAGATAGTGAGAGGCGGTTgagtagattattgattgcaAATCCTACATCTATACAGATGATACGTTCGTGGCTTCATGTTGTATTGATAGACACAATGTACAAAActaataagcaaaagtggcccctttgcgaaataattggaatgacgccaaccaattacaacttcttggttgcgttctgtttgatgcgagatgaggcggctgtgtcttattcttgggtgttggagaggttgaaGGATATTTACGGCAGAGTTCAAACGCCTAACGTAATCGTAACGGATCGAAAAGAGGATTTATCTGCTGCTATTCGTGTtgtctttccag atgcacgacatttattatgcgtatggcatattggcaatgacgtggagaacatggtcgaCAAATTGTGTGGCGGCAAGAGAAATCAACAGGGGAAgatattcaggcaaacaaaatggaacaCTTTGGTTAACAGTCTGACGATCCTTGAATTTGAAAACAGGtgggaagggattgtgtctACTCGGTTGACTAGGAATAGGAGGGTTGTGCGATATTTGGCTGTAACATGA
- the LOC130815423 gene encoding protein FAR1-RELATED SEQUENCE 2 isoform X2 gives MIRSWLHVVLIDTMYKTNKQKWPLCEIIGMTPTNYNFLVAFCLMRDEAAVSYSWVLERLKDIYGRVQTPNVIVTDRKEDLSAAIRVVFPDARHLLCVWHIGNDVENMVDKLCGGKRNQQGKIFRQTKWNTLVNSLTILEFENRWEGIVSTRLTRNRRVVRYLAVT, from the exons ATGATACGTTCGTGGCTTCATGTTGTATTGATAGACACAATGTACAAAActaataagcaaaagtggcccctttgcgaaataattggaatgacgccaaccaattacaacttcttggttgcgttctgtttgatgcgagatgaggcggctgtgtcttattcttgggtgttggagaggttgaaGGATATTTACGGCAGAGTTCAAACGCCTAACGTAATCGTAACGGATCGAAAAGAGGATTTATCTGCTGCTATTCGTGTtgtctttccag atgcacgacatttattatgcgtatggcatattggcaatgacgtggagaacatggtcgaCAAATTGTGTGGCGGCAAGAGAAATCAACAGGGGAAgatattcaggcaaacaaaatggaacaCTTTGGTTAACAGTCTGACGATCCTTGAATTTGAAAACAGGtgggaagggattgtgtctACTCGGTTGACTAGGAATAGGAGGGTTGTGCGATATTTGGCTGTAACATGA
- the LOC130815423 gene encoding protein GID8 homolog isoform X3 gives MMILDTNPKLCFRLQQQKMIELIRRKVEDALELSQEELAPRAEENVHFFRSSSWVKAFLEELERTVTLLVFEDASMCPVGDLDLSQHSKIADELNAAIPQRQNHDKDPMLLSMLKLLIKAQNELDVKSAYPRMTDLSSAKLEELAA, from the exons ATGATG ATACTTGATACAAACCCAAAGCTTTGTTTTCGTCTTCAACAGCAAAAAATGATCGAACTTATCAGGAGAAAGGTAGAAGATGCTCTGGAATTGTCTCAAGAAGAGCTTGCTCCAAGGGCGGAAGAAAATGTACACTTTTTTCGGTCTTCATCTTGGGT CAAAGCGTTCCTAGAAGAGTTGGAGAGAACTGTTACTCTGCTTGTATTTGAAGACGCCTCTATGTGTCCAGTTGGGGACCTAGACCTATCTCAGCATTCGAAGATAGCAGATGAGCTCAATGCGGCCATTCCTCAACGTCAAAATCATGATAAAG ATCCAATGCTACTCAGCATGTTGAAATTGCTTATTAAAGCTCAGAATGAACTTGATGTAAAATCTGCTTATCCTCGAATGACCGATTTATCATCTGCCAAGCTAGAAGAACTTGCTGCCTGA